From the Maioricimonas rarisocia genome, one window contains:
- the proC gene encoding pyrroline-5-carboxylate reductase, which produces MSDSLTIGFLGAGRMATALARGFVAAGLVTADQLSASDVIEDARRRFAEETGGTTCETNREVVERSGVVVVAVKPQYVGTVLAEVQDALGPEHLVISIAAGVTLESLANNAGGERRLVRVMPNTPALVQAGAAGFALGGAATAEDGELVARLLGSVGVAYQVPESLLDAVTGLSGSGPAYVFQIIEGLADGGVRAGLPRDVAQALAAQTLLGAARMVLETGEHPAVLKDAVASPGGTTIAGLHALERHGVRGALIDAVMDATCRARELGGS; this is translated from the coding sequence ATGAGTGATTCGCTGACGATCGGGTTTCTGGGAGCCGGACGCATGGCGACCGCATTGGCGCGGGGCTTCGTCGCTGCCGGTCTCGTCACCGCCGATCAGCTCTCGGCCAGCGACGTCATTGAGGACGCCCGCCGCCGCTTCGCTGAGGAGACTGGCGGGACGACGTGCGAAACCAATCGCGAGGTGGTCGAACGGTCCGGCGTGGTGGTCGTGGCCGTCAAACCGCAGTACGTCGGGACGGTGCTCGCTGAGGTACAGGATGCTCTGGGGCCGGAACACCTGGTGATCTCGATCGCTGCCGGTGTGACGCTGGAGTCTCTGGCAAACAATGCAGGGGGCGAGCGACGACTCGTGCGCGTGATGCCGAACACGCCCGCGCTCGTTCAGGCGGGAGCGGCCGGGTTTGCCCTGGGCGGGGCTGCGACGGCCGAGGACGGAGAACTGGTCGCCCGGCTCCTCGGATCGGTCGGTGTGGCTTACCAGGTTCCGGAGTCGCTGCTGGATGCGGTCACGGGTTTGTCCGGAAGCGGCCCGGCCTATGTGTTCCAGATCATCGAAGGGCTCGCCGACGGGGGCGTGCGTGCCGGCCTGCCGCGCGACGTCGCTCAGGCACTGGCGGCCCAGACTCTACTGGGAGCCGCCCGAATGGTGCTGGAGACGGGAGAGCACCCGGCGGTTCTGAAGGATGCGGTGGCCAGTCCGGGAGGGACCACGATTGCCGGCCTGCACGCACTCGAGCGACACGGGGTGCGGGGAGCGCTGATTGATGCCGTTATGGACGCAACGTGCAGAGCGCGCGAGTTGGGAGGTTCGTAG
- a CDS encoding PstS family phosphate ABC transporter substrate-binding protein: MFRNGATVFALVAAAAATLVGQTASAQQILDPSLPVYRPVDKLSGTLTLVGSDTMSHVAATWADSFRRFYPDVEVDIQVRGSINAVPSVIAGEASFGLLSRRITEAEVTEFGKKFGHPPTLLTPTLEPIAVYVHKDNPIESLSLQQIDAIFSSTVQRGAAKPAKTWGDVGVTGPWASKPITTVGRTDTTGSQVFFKESVLLGGEFRADLVQQKSNLDLVKSVAGDPQAVGFAGVTYVLPGVKPVPVTIGEGQPAYSPLSIEGIAGQYALVRPLQLVVNHPPQSDLTPLQSEFIKYVFSRMGQEDVLKSGFRPITGRPAQIALEAVGLETLN, from the coding sequence ATGTTCAGGAATGGCGCTACCGTCTTCGCGCTGGTTGCGGCGGCTGCCGCAACGCTCGTCGGGCAGACCGCTTCTGCCCAGCAGATTCTCGACCCCAGTCTGCCGGTGTATCGGCCCGTGGACAAGCTGTCCGGCACGCTGACGCTGGTCGGCTCGGACACGATGTCGCACGTCGCCGCCACGTGGGCCGACAGTTTCCGCCGCTTCTACCCCGACGTCGAAGTCGACATTCAGGTCCGTGGCTCGATCAACGCCGTCCCGTCCGTGATCGCCGGCGAAGCCTCGTTCGGACTGCTCAGCCGCCGCATCACCGAGGCCGAAGTGACCGAATTCGGAAAGAAGTTCGGCCACCCGCCCACACTGCTGACGCCGACCCTCGAGCCGATCGCCGTCTACGTCCACAAGGACAACCCGATCGAATCGCTCTCGCTGCAGCAGATCGATGCGATCTTCTCCTCGACCGTTCAGCGCGGTGCCGCCAAACCCGCCAAAACCTGGGGTGACGTCGGCGTGACCGGTCCCTGGGCGTCGAAGCCGATTACCACCGTCGGTCGCACCGATACAACCGGCTCACAGGTCTTCTTCAAGGAATCGGTGCTGCTCGGCGGCGAGTTCCGCGCCGACCTGGTCCAGCAGAAGTCGAATCTCGATCTCGTCAAGTCCGTCGCAGGCGACCCGCAGGCCGTCGGCTTTGCCGGCGTCACCTACGTTTTGCCGGGCGTCAAGCCGGTCCCCGTGACCATCGGCGAGGGACAGCCCGCCTATTCGCCGCTGTCGATCGAAGGCATCGCCGGCCAGTACGCTCTGGTCCGCCCGCTGCAGCTGGTGGTCAATCACCCGCCGCAGTCCGATCTGACGCCGCTGCAGAGCGAGTTCATCAAGTACGTTTTCAGCCGCATGGGACAGGAAGACGTCCTCAAGAGCGGCTTCCGTCCCATCACTGGACGTCCCGCCCAGATCGCTCTGGAAGCGGTCGGACTCGAAACGCTGAACTGA
- a CDS encoding YbaY family lipoprotein, whose product MISLRNAVTAVTLCAGLTAGVALAVDPQKTNRSATDQYSIPAGTGRLGNDPFFNGTPSIPGATTPTSRDRALNPTDTDPRMRSRDRYNGQPVTAPRDSQTNPLYQPNDRINPSLVQPELTLPTSRTPKWRLGVYSKDLDTGVRIMQVVPNSAAERAGLEADDLIVAVNGYQVGYLNGELYDCAFEFERHADQDGWVRVLVQNNRDRQLVVLPVQLDSRLEKITGTIAYRDRRRLPTGAVASIELREMIRPGAPMVAIARKSVSDLRSVPVSFDIEYDPTQIDPRRTYLLHATITADGHTLYTTKQNYTVLTGNRPRNVAMVVDAVPTSGSGSPYDPRDARIEELVGLFRDYLQRDPYAWEMPIWTSQLERGAPLYEAQTDLLAGNEFFNHCDRDESVYIARLHELILNRKPYPEEVSYWQQRMTQHNGLRREVAKEFLAAVGALR is encoded by the coding sequence ATGATCAGTCTGCGTAATGCGGTCACGGCTGTGACGCTCTGTGCGGGACTCACCGCCGGAGTCGCTCTTGCGGTCGATCCGCAGAAGACCAATCGTTCCGCGACAGACCAGTACAGCATTCCCGCGGGAACCGGCCGTCTCGGCAACGACCCGTTCTTCAATGGCACCCCGTCCATCCCCGGCGCGACGACGCCCACGTCCCGCGACCGTGCCCTCAATCCCACCGACACCGACCCGCGTATGCGTTCGCGCGACCGCTACAACGGTCAGCCGGTGACCGCGCCCCGTGACTCCCAGACGAACCCGCTGTACCAGCCGAACGACCGCATCAACCCGTCGCTCGTCCAGCCGGAACTGACGTTGCCGACCTCCCGCACGCCCAAGTGGCGGCTCGGGGTCTACTCGAAGGATCTCGACACGGGCGTCCGCATCATGCAGGTCGTCCCGAACTCCGCCGCCGAACGGGCCGGCCTCGAAGCCGACGATCTGATCGTGGCCGTCAATGGTTACCAGGTCGGCTACCTCAACGGCGAACTGTACGACTGTGCATTCGAATTCGAACGCCACGCCGATCAGGACGGCTGGGTTCGCGTGCTCGTGCAGAACAACCGTGACCGCCAGCTCGTCGTGCTCCCCGTTCAGCTCGACTCGCGTCTCGAAAAGATCACCGGCACGATCGCCTACCGCGACCGTCGCCGACTCCCCACCGGCGCGGTCGCTTCGATCGAACTGCGTGAGATGATTCGCCCCGGCGCACCGATGGTCGCCATCGCCCGCAAGTCGGTCAGCGACCTCCGCAGCGTCCCGGTCTCGTTCGACATCGAATACGACCCGACGCAGATCGACCCGCGGCGGACCTACCTGCTGCACGCGACGATCACTGCGGATGGCCACACGCTCTACACGACCAAGCAGAACTACACGGTTCTCACCGGCAACCGTCCCCGGAACGTGGCCATGGTTGTCGATGCCGTGCCGACCTCCGGCAGTGGATCGCCCTACGATCCCCGCGATGCCCGCATCGAGGAACTCGTCGGACTGTTCCGTGACTACCTGCAGCGTGATCCGTACGCCTGGGAGATGCCGATCTGGACCTCCCAGCTCGAGCGAGGCGCACCTCTGTACGAGGCTCAGACCGACCTGCTGGCCGGCAATGAGTTCTTCAATCACTGCGACCGGGACGAGTCGGTCTACATCGCCCGGCTGCACGAGCTGATCCTCAACCGCAAGCCGTATCCGGAAGAAGTCTCCTACTGGCAGCAGCGGATGACGCAGCACAACGGACTCCGCCGCGAAGTCGCCAAGGAGTTCCTCGCCGCCGTCGGCGCCCTGCGCTGA
- a CDS encoding MarR family winged helix-turn-helix transcriptional regulator — protein sequence MSANSLQVEVKKKNPYDSPEREAVVSVLLTADRLQNCFSRLFREFGLTCSQYNVLRILRGEGAPLPSLEIASRLIQQVPAITGLIDRLESAGLVCRERCSEDRRVVFVDITSDGLALLSRIDEPLLQLHRDVTKHLSLNELSRLTRLLEKVRAGLPATSPTGG from the coding sequence ATGTCAGCAAACAGTCTCCAGGTTGAAGTCAAGAAGAAGAACCCGTACGACTCGCCCGAACGCGAGGCGGTCGTCAGCGTACTGCTGACGGCCGATCGACTGCAGAACTGCTTCAGCCGACTCTTTCGGGAATTCGGCCTCACCTGCTCGCAGTACAACGTTCTGCGAATTCTCCGCGGAGAAGGAGCCCCGCTTCCATCGCTGGAAATCGCCAGCCGCCTCATTCAGCAGGTCCCCGCCATCACCGGCCTGATCGATCGTCTGGAATCGGCCGGACTGGTCTGCCGGGAACGCTGTTCGGAGGACCGGCGCGTGGTATTCGTCGACATTACCAGTGACGGCCTGGCATTGCTGAGTCGAATCGACGAGCCATTGCTGCAGCTTCACCGGGATGTGACAAAGCATCTTTCCCTGAACGAACTCTCACGCCTGACACGACTTCTGGAAAAAGTCCGCGCCGGCCTGCCCGCCACGTCGCCAACAGGCGGATGA
- a CDS encoding class I SAM-dependent methyltransferase — protein MPDWSTLYSEQPVEELPWFHEALDPDLERALEEWPPPGPVFLDLGTGPGTQAIELSRRGFDVIGADISRAAIEQASHRAAVEDASLAFIQDDILNSKLQGPFDAILDRGCFHIFDENDRVAYVHAVARLLPRNGLLYLKCFSSDQPGDDGPYRFSRDEIAEAFHPAFELLAADATVYHAVRRPMPQALFCVLQRR, from the coding sequence ATGCCCGACTGGTCCACACTCTACAGTGAGCAACCGGTCGAAGAACTCCCCTGGTTTCACGAGGCCCTCGATCCCGATCTGGAGCGTGCCCTCGAAGAATGGCCCCCACCCGGCCCCGTCTTTCTGGATCTGGGCACCGGCCCGGGCACCCAGGCGATCGAGCTGTCACGACGCGGATTCGATGTGATCGGCGCCGACATCTCGCGCGCCGCCATTGAGCAGGCTTCGCATCGCGCTGCCGTCGAAGATGCTTCACTCGCCTTCATTCAGGATGACATTCTCAATTCGAAGCTGCAGGGGCCGTTCGACGCAATCCTCGACCGCGGCTGCTTCCATATCTTCGACGAGAACGACCGGGTTGCATACGTACACGCAGTCGCCCGACTGCTGCCGCGCAATGGCCTGCTGTACCTGAAGTGCTTCAGCAGCGACCAGCCTGGCGATGATGGCCCGTACCGCTTCTCTCGCGACGAAATTGCGGAAGCGTTTCACCCGGCGTTCGAACTGCTCGCGGCCGATGCAACGGTCTACCACGCGGTCCGTCGTCCGATGCCGCAGGCACTGTTCTGCGTCCTGCAGCGGCGATAG
- a CDS encoding tetratricopeptide repeat protein: protein MLVLPRLLMLAVVAIGLCSDRLNAQETASDDSAAIPVFDAEEIARDLEPSIADLSLEIEKARTAGDQEAVGSLLTERGTLHLANDDVESALSDFAASLEAMPDNLPARTGLVECYERLGMHQLADAELERILRDMEGAPYEPDAVLGESLLTVLDDVAEVVAIGIILGGLFLMLLPLNMLLAWRQSKEGGGTWLRLIAVSGTYALYMLAPVVAWLCCRERTEAVAVFLPAFVFNFTLAVMALGRPVRVTHVKGAMPLVTDQAFLLRVSELSRQLGLRTPRVRMLRTLSSTQPAMAWVGGMPAPSLVVTDGILHRLEADERDFVIAHELAHVANGSLWWLTGVTPVAAVGAVLATMYVSPMTALLIGWCVRVGLYRVVSRYFEFDCDRRAAKVIGYETAVSALKKIHAAHPLRERGVRSFIIYATATHPPQVARLDSLWRRAPDDVKPERDWSVRHLRRGRFGAVGAACLWLAAIAGALSMGTRAGIGIVDGLLLLVGTVPLWPMFAMRSSVRRQQKKVNYTGSRRNRWMVAGLVVVLILLLVAVQLMSMGWLDDGMAMVPVLGMVVAVILILHLTQNRSAKVEQELVRLLQDHEFEKAIELARQHPQQVARSPVCRYNVAVATGLAGDRETAITELRQLRADEPKMLIATLTLAVFLLDEGQLEEVLGLAESLETSLPDDPEPQLVAGRALSQLGRLDEAEASAREALSRDEDEGVAWTLLAEVAVGRGDRAEAETALSEANRLAPGLPYNQLVRAEMLMAGDDAEAARSAVRAARQAVKANPFAILERRMDRLAAEFTGKWSGGIEPYSEDVADPTVVMKDGEAAG, encoded by the coding sequence ATGCTGGTTCTCCCTCGTCTGCTGATGCTCGCCGTCGTGGCGATCGGCCTGTGCAGCGACCGGCTGAATGCGCAGGAAACCGCCTCGGACGACTCCGCTGCCATTCCGGTGTTCGATGCAGAGGAGATCGCCCGGGATCTTGAGCCGTCGATCGCAGACCTGAGCCTCGAGATCGAGAAAGCGCGGACTGCAGGGGACCAGGAGGCGGTCGGTTCACTGCTGACCGAGCGCGGGACGCTGCATCTGGCGAATGATGACGTCGAATCGGCGTTGAGCGACTTCGCCGCATCGCTCGAGGCCATGCCGGACAATCTGCCCGCACGGACCGGTCTGGTGGAGTGCTACGAGCGACTGGGAATGCATCAGCTGGCGGACGCGGAGCTCGAGCGGATTCTTCGTGACATGGAGGGGGCGCCGTACGAACCGGACGCGGTGCTTGGAGAGTCGCTTCTGACCGTGCTGGACGACGTCGCCGAGGTCGTGGCGATCGGGATCATTCTCGGCGGCCTGTTTCTGATGCTGCTTCCGCTCAACATGCTGCTGGCGTGGCGGCAGTCGAAAGAAGGGGGCGGCACTTGGCTGCGACTGATTGCCGTGAGCGGGACTTACGCGCTCTACATGCTGGCACCGGTGGTGGCCTGGCTGTGCTGCCGGGAGCGGACCGAGGCGGTCGCAGTTTTTCTACCGGCGTTCGTCTTCAACTTCACGCTGGCCGTGATGGCACTCGGCCGCCCGGTGCGGGTCACGCACGTCAAAGGAGCGATGCCACTCGTCACCGATCAGGCCTTTCTACTTCGTGTCTCGGAGCTGTCGCGGCAACTCGGACTGCGCACGCCGCGGGTGCGAATGCTGCGGACACTTTCCAGCACGCAGCCGGCGATGGCGTGGGTGGGTGGAATGCCTGCGCCGAGTCTGGTGGTGACCGATGGTATTCTGCATCGACTGGAGGCGGACGAGCGGGACTTCGTCATCGCACATGAACTCGCGCATGTCGCGAACGGGTCGCTGTGGTGGCTGACGGGCGTCACGCCGGTCGCGGCGGTCGGTGCTGTTCTGGCGACGATGTATGTCTCGCCGATGACGGCCCTGCTGATTGGGTGGTGTGTGCGCGTCGGGCTGTACCGCGTTGTCAGCCGGTATTTCGAGTTCGACTGCGATCGTCGCGCTGCGAAGGTGATCGGCTACGAAACAGCCGTGTCGGCCCTGAAGAAGATCCACGCGGCCCATCCGCTGCGGGAACGGGGAGTCCGCTCGTTCATCATCTATGCGACGGCGACGCACCCTCCCCAGGTCGCCCGACTGGATTCCCTGTGGCGGCGCGCCCCTGATGACGTCAAACCGGAGCGGGACTGGTCTGTACGTCATTTACGCCGGGGGCGATTCGGCGCGGTGGGGGCGGCATGTCTCTGGTTGGCGGCCATTGCAGGCGCCCTGTCGATGGGGACGCGAGCCGGCATCGGCATTGTTGATGGCCTGCTGCTGCTCGTCGGTACGGTGCCGCTGTGGCCGATGTTCGCCATGCGGTCTTCTGTCCGGCGCCAGCAGAAGAAGGTCAATTACACCGGATCCCGACGGAACCGGTGGATGGTTGCGGGGCTGGTTGTCGTTCTCATCCTGCTGCTGGTGGCTGTCCAGCTGATGTCCATGGGGTGGTTGGATGACGGGATGGCGATGGTCCCTGTCCTGGGCATGGTCGTTGCGGTGATTCTCATACTCCATCTCACACAGAATCGCTCGGCAAAAGTCGAACAGGAGCTGGTCCGGCTGCTGCAGGATCACGAGTTCGAGAAGGCGATTGAGCTGGCCCGACAGCACCCGCAGCAGGTCGCGCGGAGTCCGGTCTGCCGGTACAACGTTGCGGTTGCGACAGGGCTGGCGGGCGACCGGGAAACCGCCATTACGGAGCTGAGGCAGCTCCGGGCGGACGAGCCGAAGATGCTCATCGCCACGCTCACGCTGGCAGTGTTTCTTCTCGACGAAGGTCAACTGGAGGAAGTGCTCGGACTGGCGGAGTCGCTTGAGACGAGTCTTCCGGACGACCCGGAGCCGCAGCTTGTGGCCGGCCGGGCGCTCAGCCAACTCGGACGCCTGGATGAAGCCGAAGCGTCCGCACGGGAGGCGCTGTCCCGCGACGAGGACGAAGGAGTTGCCTGGACGCTGCTGGCCGAGGTTGCGGTGGGCCGTGGCGATCGAGCCGAGGCAGAGACCGCCCTCTCCGAGGCGAATCGACTGGCACCGGGGCTCCCCTACAACCAGCTCGTGCGGGCCGAAATGCTGATGGCCGGGGACGATGCGGAGGCGGCGCGGTCTGCCGTGCGGGCGGCCCGGCAGGCAGTCAAAGCGAATCCGTTTGCCATTCTCGAGAGACGAATGGATCGACTTGCTGCGGAGTTCACCGGCAAATGGTCCGGCGGGATCGAGCCGTACTCCGAGGATGTCGCGGACCCAACGGTCGTCATGAAAGATGGCGAGGCCGCCGGCTGA
- a CDS encoding cysteine peptidase family C39 domain-containing protein, giving the protein MTDLYLGVAIMTALSVLLAVVTARVTRNVPNRLCDLLALLTIMLIVAYIVWLWDDITLAHLLPFSNLIIVGNWMTLLAGVLAGLVWRRLRKKSLRRVAAVSLLAVIGFYALVQPILGDPPECEDRWQRDVCLQTSDVTCSAAAAAMLLAAHGIPATEQEMARLCLTRNGTTWKGIYRGLKLKTADTPYDVEIFNEDVDTLRRSKSGPFLLKAELQEDAPVPPIYHEEWGWIPGQPHSVVLFEFLDNGDALIGDPSIGLEAWSVKDLQVLWHGQGLRLVRRDAT; this is encoded by the coding sequence ATGACGGACCTGTATCTCGGCGTGGCCATCATGACCGCGCTGTCGGTTCTGCTGGCGGTGGTGACCGCGCGTGTGACCCGCAACGTTCCCAACCGGCTCTGCGATCTGCTGGCCCTGCTGACGATCATGCTGATTGTCGCCTACATTGTCTGGCTGTGGGACGACATCACGCTGGCCCACCTGTTGCCATTCTCGAATCTGATCATCGTCGGGAACTGGATGACGCTGCTGGCCGGCGTGCTGGCGGGGCTGGTCTGGCGGAGGCTGCGGAAGAAGTCGCTCCGACGTGTAGCCGCGGTGTCGCTGCTGGCGGTTATCGGCTTCTATGCACTGGTTCAGCCGATTCTCGGAGACCCTCCAGAATGTGAAGACCGATGGCAGCGCGACGTCTGTCTGCAGACCTCCGATGTCACGTGCAGTGCTGCCGCGGCAGCGATGCTGCTGGCCGCGCATGGCATACCGGCCACCGAGCAGGAGATGGCCCGGCTGTGTCTGACGCGGAACGGCACGACGTGGAAGGGGATTTACCGGGGGCTGAAGCTGAAGACTGCCGACACCCCGTACGACGTCGAGATCTTCAATGAAGATGTCGACACGCTGCGTCGCAGCAAAAGCGGCCCGTTTCTGTTGAAAGCCGAGCTGCAGGAAGACGCTCCCGTTCCACCCATTTACCACGAGGAGTGGGGATGGATCCCGGGACAGCCGCATTCGGTCGTGCTGTTCGAGTTCCTGGACAATGGCGATGCGCTGATCGGCGACCCGTCGATCGGCCTGGAGGCCTGGTCGGTGAAGGATCTGCAGGTGCTCTGGCACGGCCAGGGGCTGAGGCTGGTTCGGCGTGACGCGACCTGA
- a CDS encoding DUF763 domain-containing protein has protein sequence MKRRVANLPLHGGQAPAWLFKRMTRLAGAVTMAIVDEFGPEEMLARLADPWWFQAFGCVLGFDWHSSGVTTVTCGALKQAYRQHGKDLGIIVAGGKGGVSRKTPDELARASDEYGINEGDRLIYASRMSAKVDSAAVQDSFDIYHHSFFLTPAGQWCVVQQGMNEQQKAARRYHWLGESVRDIVCEPHAAVKDVDGLFGAGRSGKKPAAGSPRQLLLNMVAEEADANRKASAELIRENPDWLLEQVKRYTEGPTLFAPTRHRVLDLDVSRSRLRKIVVTAHESDPQDFETLLGTKGVGATTVRALSLLAELIYEAPSSQRDPADAAGPDEAAGSPSRQRRWADYSYAHGGKDGTPFPVDRETFDRSIDVLTRAVRSARLGDNDRVEALQRLARVGRSDDGAA, from the coding sequence ATGAAACGTCGCGTTGCCAATCTCCCGCTCCACGGTGGCCAGGCCCCCGCATGGCTGTTCAAGCGGATGACCCGCCTGGCCGGTGCGGTCACGATGGCCATTGTCGACGAATTCGGCCCCGAAGAGATGCTGGCCCGGCTGGCCGACCCCTGGTGGTTTCAGGCGTTCGGCTGCGTCCTCGGTTTCGACTGGCACAGCAGCGGGGTGACGACCGTCACCTGCGGAGCGCTCAAGCAGGCATACCGTCAGCACGGCAAGGACCTTGGCATCATCGTGGCCGGCGGCAAGGGGGGAGTGAGCCGGAAGACGCCGGACGAGCTGGCGCGGGCGTCCGACGAGTACGGGATCAACGAGGGGGACCGGCTGATCTATGCCTCGCGGATGAGCGCGAAGGTGGACTCCGCGGCAGTGCAGGACAGCTTCGATATCTACCATCACAGCTTTTTTCTCACCCCCGCGGGGCAGTGGTGCGTCGTCCAGCAGGGGATGAACGAACAGCAGAAGGCGGCCCGGCGGTATCACTGGCTGGGAGAGTCGGTGCGTGACATTGTCTGCGAGCCGCATGCAGCCGTCAAAGATGTGGACGGCCTGTTCGGTGCCGGGCGAAGCGGGAAGAAACCGGCAGCCGGTTCACCCAGGCAACTGTTGCTCAACATGGTGGCCGAAGAAGCGGATGCAAATCGCAAGGCGAGTGCGGAGCTGATCCGCGAGAACCCGGACTGGCTGCTCGAACAGGTCAAGCGGTACACGGAAGGGCCGACGCTGTTCGCACCGACCCGGCACCGCGTGCTCGATCTCGATGTGAGTCGTTCGCGGCTGCGGAAGATCGTCGTGACGGCGCATGAATCCGATCCGCAGGACTTTGAGACGCTGCTGGGGACAAAGGGAGTCGGGGCAACGACCGTCCGGGCACTCTCGCTGCTGGCGGAACTGATTTACGAAGCGCCGTCATCGCAGCGGGACCCGGCAGATGCCGCGGGCCCTGACGAAGCGGCGGGTTCCCCTTCACGGCAACGGCGGTGGGCTGATTACTCGTACGCGCATGGAGGCAAGGATGGAACGCCGTTTCCCGTCGACCGGGAGACGTTCGACCGCAGTATCGACGTGCTGACCCGCGCGGTCCGTTCGGCACGACTTGGTGACAACGATCGCGTGGAAGCGCTGCAGCGGCTGGCCAGGGTCGGACGCAGCGACGACGGAGCAGCCTGA
- a CDS encoding DUF1501 domain-containing protein, whose protein sequence is MATDTNTRQGCAPAHFERLNRRGFLSVGVLAGAGLTLPQLLSATAARAAQKDYANFEGTAKSIIHIFLPGGLAQQESFDPKPYAPIEYRGDMKQVKTKLDGVLFGETMQKTAQIADKLTVIRSMNHGEAAHERGTHNMFTGYRPSPALQYPSIGSVISHEYGGRNNLPPYVCIPNQPNVYAGSGYLSSAYAPFSLGSDPAGNGFKVRDLDLPGGVDDSRFATRRSALEAVNSYFLQKESADSINAMNSFYESAYSLISSPEAREAFNLEAEDAKLRDAYGRNQAGARMILARRLVEAGVRLVNMTYGGWDMHGNIVNGFRSQMPSFDQAFAQLITDLDQRGLLDETLVMVSSEFGRTPKINQTSGRDHWPKVFSVALAGGGIKRGYVHGSSNATASEPEENPMGIEDLFTTVYNCLGIVADKELMAPGDRPIEIVDGGKVVQDLLA, encoded by the coding sequence ATGGCCACTGACACCAACACACGCCAAGGATGTGCTCCGGCCCATTTCGAGCGGCTGAACCGCCGCGGCTTTCTGTCGGTTGGAGTTCTCGCCGGTGCAGGTCTGACGCTACCGCAATTGCTCAGCGCCACCGCCGCCCGGGCCGCTCAGAAGGATTACGCCAACTTCGAAGGGACGGCGAAGTCGATCATCCACATCTTCCTGCCCGGCGGACTGGCCCAGCAGGAGTCGTTCGATCCCAAGCCGTACGCCCCGATCGAGTACCGCGGGGACATGAAGCAGGTGAAGACGAAGCTGGACGGCGTCCTCTTCGGCGAAACCATGCAGAAGACCGCACAGATCGCCGACAAGCTGACGGTCATCCGCTCGATGAACCACGGCGAAGCGGCCCACGAGCGCGGCACGCACAACATGTTCACCGGGTATCGCCCCAGCCCGGCTCTGCAGTATCCGTCGATCGGCTCGGTGATCAGCCACGAATACGGTGGCCGCAACAACCTGCCGCCGTACGTCTGCATCCCGAATCAGCCGAACGTCTACGCAGGCAGCGGCTACCTCAGCTCGGCCTACGCTCCCTTCTCGCTGGGCAGCGATCCGGCCGGCAACGGATTCAAGGTGCGTGACCTGGACCTGCCGGGCGGCGTCGACGACAGTCGGTTTGCCACCCGCCGCAGTGCTCTGGAAGCGGTCAACTCCTACTTCCTGCAGAAGGAATCGGCCGACAGCATCAACGCCATGAACAGCTTCTACGAGAGCGCCTACAGCCTCATCAGCTCTCCCGAAGCCCGCGAAGCGTTCAACCTCGAAGCCGAAGATGCCAAGCTGCGTGACGCCTACGGCCGCAATCAGGCCGGTGCCCGCATGATCCTGGCCCGCCGCCTCGTCGAAGCCGGTGTCCGCCTGGTCAATATGACCTACGGGGGCTGGGATATGCACGGCAACATCGTCAACGGCTTCCGGAGCCAGATGCCGTCCTTCGATCAGGCGTTCGCCCAGCTGATCACCGACCTCGACCAGCGCGGACTGCTGGACGAAACGCTCGTCATGGTCTCTTCCGAATTCGGCCGCACGCCCAAGATCAACCAGACCAGTGGTCGCGACCACTGGCCGAAGGTCTTCAGCGTTGCCCTGGCCGGTGGCGGCATCAAGCGGGGCTATGTCCATGGCTCCTCGAACGCGACCGCCAGCGAGCCGGAAGAGAACCCGATGGGCATCGAAGATCTGTTCACCACCGTCTACAACTGCCTCGGAATCGTCGCCGACAAGGAACTGATGGCTCCCGGCGATCGCCCGATCGAGATCGTGGACGGCGGCAAGGTTGTCCAGGATCTGCTCGCCTGA